One stretch of Rosistilla oblonga DNA includes these proteins:
- a CDS encoding Dabb family protein: MTQLPIEHTVTFQLSHPAGSAAESDFLAAAAELASIPNVHNFQIRRQTSPKNPHRFGISMWFETAEHFAAYCDHPAHVEFVQERWLKEVADFQESDFEPLA, encoded by the coding sequence ATGACCCAGCTTCCCATCGAACACACCGTCACGTTCCAACTGTCCCATCCCGCTGGCTCCGCCGCCGAGAGCGACTTCCTCGCCGCGGCAGCGGAACTCGCATCGATCCCCAACGTGCACAACTTTCAGATCCGCCGGCAGACGAGCCCCAAGAACCCGCATCGGTTTGGGATCTCGATGTGGTTCGAGACCGCCGAACACTTCGCTGCCTACTGCGATCATCCGGCGCACGTCGAGTTTGTCCAAGAACGCTGGCTGAAAGAAGTCGCCGACTTCCAAGAATCGGACTTCGAACCGTTGGCGTAA
- a CDS encoding ArsR/SmtB family transcription factor: MAKKSSVKQGCDSTPVKLAADASATDFAKLAWAIAHPARVQIVRLLIGRKACVCGDIVAQLPLAQSTVSQHLKILKESGLIQGEVDGPKVCYCINADRLARLKELVAGL; this comes from the coding sequence ATGGCCAAAAAATCAAGTGTTAAACAAGGATGCGATTCGACGCCGGTAAAGCTGGCTGCGGATGCGTCGGCGACCGATTTTGCGAAGCTCGCGTGGGCGATCGCTCATCCGGCTCGCGTTCAAATCGTTCGCTTGTTGATCGGCCGCAAGGCGTGTGTTTGCGGCGACATCGTCGCGCAACTGCCGCTGGCCCAATCGACGGTCTCCCAACATCTGAAGATCTTGAAAGAGTCGGGGTTGATCCAAGGTGAAGTCGACGGGCCCAAGGTCTGTTACTGCATCAACGCCGACCGCCTGGCGCGACTGAAAGAATTGGTTGCCGGATTGTAA
- the arsD gene encoding arsenite efflux transporter metallochaperone ArsD, whose product MTTVTIYDKAMCCSTGVCGPQVDPVLPRFAADLDWLASQGHEVKRFNLSQNPTEFVANPMVQKMLAEAGVECLPLVIVDQQIVSRGEYPSRDNLAMWTGTPLKRPTSLPMTGGGGCCGDTGCC is encoded by the coding sequence ATGACGACCGTGACGATTTATGACAAGGCGATGTGTTGTTCGACGGGAGTTTGCGGACCGCAGGTCGATCCCGTCCTGCCTCGCTTTGCCGCCGACCTGGACTGGTTGGCCAGCCAGGGACACGAGGTCAAGCGTTTCAACCTGTCGCAAAACCCGACCGAATTTGTCGCCAACCCGATGGTTCAAAAAATGCTTGCCGAAGCGGGCGTCGAATGCTTGCCATTGGTGATCGTCGACCAACAGATCGTCAGCCGCGGTGAATACCCATCGCGCGACAACCTGGCGATGTGGACCGGCACGCCGCTGAAACGCCCCACGTCGCTGCCGATGACCGGCGGCGGTGGGTGTTGCGGCGATACGGGTTGTTGTTAG
- the arsA gene encoding arsenical pump-driving ATPase, protein MDHLQNATRNLFFTGKGGVGKTSLASATAVQLAESGQRVLLVSTDPASNLDEVVGTALGNEPTAIPDVANLYGMNIDPEAAANAYRERMVGPYRGVLPDAAVKSMEEQFSGSCTVEIAAFDEFSKLLGDPSATAEFDHVIFDTAPTGHTLRLLTLPSAWSGFMESSVSGTSCLGPLAGLQAQQAIYKRTVAALSDATATTLVLVTRPEASAFNEAARTSVELRKLGVSNQHLIINGLFQCEDQSGSDPIATALQRRGEAAIAAMPDTAKELPRSIVPWSWAGLMGIEALRNVGRPAEAEAAADESPAPIESFPDGLESLLDDLAAPGHGVILAMGKGGVGKTTVASAVAVALAQRGLQVHLSTTDPAAHVTAMLAADQLPGLSVGRIDPVQETEDYRAEVLQTAGADLDAAGLALLEEDLRSPCTEEVAVFRAFAKAVAEGTDRFVVLDTAPTGHTVLLLDAAMAYHREVTRQTNQMPESVENLLPRLRDPDFTRVLLVTLPEATPVHEAAGLQADLRRAEIEPFAWVVNQSLLPLAVSDSSLRRRQHLELRYVEEVQNELSQRIALIPWQIDPPTGVEGLSQLTAENHNPSHQPTSN, encoded by the coding sequence ATGGATCATTTGCAAAACGCGACGCGAAATTTGTTCTTTACTGGAAAAGGTGGCGTCGGCAAGACGTCGCTCGCTTCGGCGACAGCTGTCCAATTGGCCGAAAGCGGCCAACGGGTGCTGTTGGTTTCGACCGATCCGGCGTCGAATCTCGACGAGGTGGTGGGGACGGCGCTCGGCAACGAACCGACAGCCATCCCCGACGTCGCGAATCTGTACGGCATGAACATCGATCCCGAAGCCGCGGCCAACGCCTATCGCGAGCGGATGGTCGGTCCCTACCGAGGCGTGTTGCCCGATGCGGCGGTCAAGAGCATGGAGGAACAGTTCTCCGGATCCTGCACCGTCGAGATCGCAGCGTTTGATGAGTTCTCCAAACTGTTGGGCGATCCTTCGGCGACGGCGGAGTTCGATCATGTGATCTTCGACACCGCACCAACCGGGCACACCTTGCGTCTGCTGACTCTCCCGTCGGCCTGGTCGGGCTTCATGGAATCGAGCGTCTCGGGGACCTCGTGCCTGGGCCCGCTGGCTGGATTGCAAGCTCAACAAGCGATCTACAAACGGACGGTCGCCGCGCTCAGCGACGCCACCGCGACGACGTTGGTGCTGGTGACACGTCCCGAAGCATCGGCGTTCAATGAAGCCGCCCGCACGAGCGTCGAACTGCGCAAGTTGGGCGTCTCGAACCAGCACCTGATCATCAACGGCCTGTTCCAATGCGAAGACCAATCGGGCAGCGATCCGATCGCGACGGCATTGCAGCGTCGCGGCGAAGCTGCCATCGCAGCGATGCCCGATACCGCAAAAGAACTGCCGCGAAGCATCGTGCCCTGGTCGTGGGCGGGGCTGATGGGAATCGAAGCGCTCCGCAATGTCGGCCGGCCAGCCGAGGCGGAAGCCGCGGCCGATGAAAGCCCCGCGCCGATCGAGAGCTTCCCAGATGGGCTCGAATCGCTGTTGGACGACTTGGCCGCGCCCGGGCATGGCGTGATTTTGGCGATGGGCAAAGGGGGCGTTGGCAAAACGACAGTCGCATCGGCGGTCGCTGTCGCATTGGCTCAGCGCGGATTGCAAGTTCACCTGTCGACGACCGATCCGGCAGCTCATGTGACGGCGATGCTGGCCGCGGACCAATTGCCCGGGCTGAGCGTCGGCCGCATCGATCCCGTGCAAGAGACGGAGGACTATCGAGCCGAGGTGCTTCAAACCGCCGGAGCCGACCTCGACGCCGCCGGACTCGCGTTGCTGGAAGAGGATCTGCGATCGCCCTGCACCGAGGAGGTCGCCGTCTTCCGTGCGTTCGCCAAAGCTGTCGCCGAAGGGACCGACCGATTTGTCGTTTTGGATACCGCACCGACCGGGCACACAGTGCTGCTGCTGGATGCCGCGATGGCCTATCATCGCGAGGTCACTCGGCAGACCAACCAGATGCCCGAATCGGTTGAGAACCTGTTGCCGCGGCTGCGCGATCCCGACTTCACCCGCGTGCTGTTGGTCACCTTGCCCGAAGCGACGCCGGTCCACGAAGCGGCAGGCCTGCAAGCCGACCTCCGCCGCGCCGAGATCGAACCGTTCGCTTGGGTCGTCAACCAGAGCCTGCTGCCGTTAGCGGTTAGCGACAGTTCGCTGCGGCGGCGCCAGCACCTGGAACTGCGGTATGTCGAAGAGGTGCAAAACGAACTCAGCCAACGGATCGCCTTGATCCCATGGCAAATCGATCCGCCCACCGGCGTCGAAGGACTCAGCCAGTTGACCGCCGAGAACCACAACCCGTCCCATCAACCCACATCAAATTAA
- a CDS encoding arsenate reductase ArsC, whose amino-acid sequence MTTTAKKKILFLCTGNSCRSQMAEGWARHFHSDRLEVHSAGIEAHGLNPNAVAVMQEAGVDISNQSSKLVDTLAEVPLDLVITVCGHADENCPVFSSQTQTVHVGFDDPPKLARDAATPEEAMDHFRRVRDEIRDFARDRLLKLVG is encoded by the coding sequence ATGACAACGACAGCAAAAAAGAAGATCCTGTTTTTGTGCACGGGCAATTCATGCCGCAGCCAGATGGCCGAAGGCTGGGCGCGTCACTTTCATTCCGATCGCTTAGAGGTTCACTCCGCGGGAATCGAAGCCCACGGGCTGAACCCCAACGCGGTGGCGGTGATGCAGGAAGCGGGAGTCGACATTTCCAACCAGTCGTCGAAACTTGTCGACACGCTGGCCGAAGTGCCCCTGGACTTGGTGATCACCGTCTGCGGTCACGCCGACGAAAACTGCCCCGTCTTTTCGTCGCAGACGCAAACCGTGCACGTAGGTTTCGACGATCCGCCGAAGCTGGCTCGCGATGCCGCCACGCCGGAAGAGGCGATGGATCACTTCCGCCGGGTTCGCGATGAGATCCGCGACTTTGCTCGGGATCGTCTCCTCAAACTGGTCGGCTAA
- the tssK gene encoding type VI secretion system baseplate subunit TssK translates to MFVNAPVHWHEGMFLRPQHFQISERNIHDQIRDNVQWNRHFSWGLRRFRLDPTALANNRIVVSELALRMRDGTLVAYPESGSLPELDLRQAMLGKQTLTLFAAIPKLEAAAAAATRYRVESLDLEDANSGQNPRPIQLRRLNVRLLSDADDHAGYATMPLLRVRRADHAEGAPELDRTFIPPLLAVDAWATLEQEIVRPVFDRIGKKLDLVSNQVVSRGITFDSTSQGDRMILEQMRVMNEAYAELSVQAFTPGIHPLEIFHQLLSFVGRMAVFTAGRRVPDLPKYDHDDLGSCFWTARRLVDSVLDAVIEAEYSERAFVGAGQRVQVALEPAWLEPGQRLFVAVASTLPTEQTRGLVEKRLDMKIGAGSTVDELYRLGRAGLQFSYRADPPRCLPMRPGRVFFSVDPKASADQWAAVERGLSLAVRFNENLIAGDVQNRRAIDVVIDGRPVTLEFVLYVVPPSAV, encoded by the coding sequence ATGTTTGTTAACGCGCCGGTACATTGGCATGAAGGAATGTTTCTGAGACCTCAGCACTTCCAGATCTCCGAACGAAACATTCACGACCAAATCCGCGACAACGTCCAATGGAACCGCCACTTCAGTTGGGGCCTGCGGCGTTTTCGACTCGACCCGACAGCGCTCGCCAACAACCGGATCGTCGTGTCGGAACTGGCGCTGCGGATGCGCGACGGCACGCTTGTCGCATATCCCGAATCGGGCAGCCTCCCCGAACTCGATCTGCGACAGGCGATGTTGGGCAAACAAACGCTGACTCTATTTGCAGCGATTCCGAAGCTGGAAGCTGCCGCGGCTGCGGCCACGCGCTACCGCGTCGAATCGCTCGATCTGGAGGATGCTAATTCGGGCCAGAATCCACGCCCGATCCAGCTGCGCCGGTTAAACGTTCGGTTGTTATCCGATGCCGACGATCACGCCGGTTACGCCACGATGCCGTTGCTGCGGGTCCGCCGCGCCGATCACGCCGAGGGAGCTCCCGAGCTGGACCGGACGTTCATCCCGCCGCTGTTGGCCGTCGATGCCTGGGCGACGCTGGAGCAAGAGATCGTGCGGCCGGTGTTCGATCGGATCGGCAAAAAGCTGGATTTGGTCTCCAACCAAGTCGTCTCGCGAGGGATCACCTTCGATTCGACTTCGCAAGGCGATCGGATGATCCTGGAACAGATGCGGGTGATGAACGAAGCGTATGCCGAACTGAGCGTGCAGGCCTTCACACCGGGCATCCATCCGTTGGAGATCTTCCATCAGCTGTTGAGCTTTGTCGGCCGGATGGCTGTCTTCACCGCGGGTCGCCGCGTCCCCGATCTGCCGAAGTACGACCACGACGATCTGGGCAGCTGTTTCTGGACGGCGCGGCGGTTGGTCGATAGCGTCTTGGACGCGGTGATCGAAGCCGAATACAGCGAGCGAGCTTTTGTGGGAGCGGGCCAACGGGTGCAGGTCGCGCTCGAACCGGCTTGGTTGGAACCGGGCCAACGTCTGTTTGTCGCCGTCGCATCGACGCTGCCGACCGAACAGACTCGCGGTCTGGTCGAGAAGCGGTTGGACATGAAGATCGGTGCCGGAAGCACTGTCGACGAACTGTATCGACTGGGGCGAGCCGGGCTGCAGTTCAGCTATCGCGCCGATCCGCCGCGGTGTCTGCCGATGCGACCGGGGCGAGTTTTCTTCAGCGTCGATCCCAAGGCGTCGGCCGACCAATGGGCCGCCGTCGAACGTGGGCTCTCGCTGGCGGTTCGCTTCAACGAGAACCTGATCGCTGGCGACGTGCAAAACCGCCGCGCGATCGATGTCGTGATCGATGGCCGCCCGGTGACGTTGGAATTTGTGCTGTACGTCGTCCCACCATCGGCGGTTTAA
- a CDS encoding FtsK/SpoIIIE family DNA translocase, whose product MAQPAADAEAPRSIRRDVAAIALAALTTILAVSLFTFDPADPVEPPVWPLSSLYSPDTLVFPENGRITNACGYWGAILAGSLLTGAGVGACLVVSVLGGIAVSVLWKGGVSAPVMRSLGWTLVLLSLTTGASLSELDLANMPIVGAGGYLGAMTSTWLRMHFASAGAWILTFTCLMFGMLMATDYILVYATSKVASTSAKTSVAGLRQVGKILPKRAVHGGELQSDLDGSEYLEGDDADEPEAEAASQPSVRIRGRKPEQLTAAAEAEPAEEASPEVEAEVTEAEPEEVEVEAEEAAETREIVVEDEKLTVRLDPPHEETPELKVKTKQNRKPKTESLDESMREQMPEGADDYLLPAVTLLDESDDICYDDQLVEVRRKARLLEQAFADFNLNVRVKEIETGPVIAQYEVELEKGLRLNKITGLADDLAIALRVPTVRIVAPIPGKNTVGVEVPNDTRQTVRLREVIEECSGSANKMNIPVFLGKDVSGNPLTVDLAKMPHLLIAGRTGTGKSVCLNSIITSILMTRRPDEVRMLMIDPKMVELSGYGRLPHLMHPVVTDMKKAEAILAWAVDKMEERYSLLAKVGVRHINGYNQLGREELERRFQPENEEEAANIPDHLPFIVIVADEMADLMMTSGKDAETHIIRLAQKSRAVGIHLILATQKPTVDVITGLIKSNLPARLSFQVASSSDSRVVLDANGADKLLGNGDMLFLWPGTSTMIRGQGTYLSDEEIDRVVDQCSMTEQNFVGELMNLKVKDEEGAAGGDEPTAALRRRDDLYESAIEVVLNEGRGSLSLLQRALGIGYGRAARMIDFMAEDGIVGQYNGAQAREVIITASQWEAMKNGNAEAAEPSKPAKRKSKPAPAVVEQDDWDEEEDVDAESMEYEEEVEESWDG is encoded by the coding sequence ATGGCCCAGCCTGCCGCCGATGCCGAGGCTCCGCGGAGTATTCGTCGCGATGTCGCTGCGATCGCTCTCGCTGCGCTAACGACGATTCTGGCTGTCTCTCTATTCACGTTCGATCCAGCCGATCCGGTCGAGCCGCCTGTCTGGCCGCTCAGCTCGCTCTACTCCCCCGACACGCTGGTCTTTCCCGAAAACGGACGGATCACCAACGCCTGCGGCTACTGGGGTGCGATCCTCGCCGGTTCGCTGCTGACCGGCGCTGGCGTCGGCGCCTGCCTAGTCGTTTCGGTCCTTGGCGGAATCGCGGTCAGCGTCCTCTGGAAAGGTGGCGTTTCGGCGCCGGTGATGCGTTCGCTCGGCTGGACCCTGGTCCTGCTGTCGCTCACGACCGGGGCGTCGCTGTCGGAATTGGACCTCGCCAATATGCCGATCGTTGGCGCCGGCGGCTATCTTGGGGCGATGACCAGCACGTGGTTGCGGATGCACTTCGCATCGGCGGGCGCCTGGATTCTGACCTTCACCTGCCTGATGTTCGGGATGCTGATGGCAACCGATTACATCCTGGTTTATGCGACTAGCAAAGTTGCCAGCACCAGCGCCAAGACCTCGGTCGCTGGGCTGCGTCAAGTCGGGAAAATACTCCCCAAACGCGCCGTTCACGGGGGAGAACTGCAGAGCGATCTGGACGGTTCGGAATATCTCGAAGGCGACGACGCCGACGAACCGGAAGCCGAAGCCGCGTCGCAGCCGAGCGTTCGGATTCGCGGCCGCAAGCCCGAGCAGTTGACGGCGGCTGCCGAAGCCGAGCCGGCGGAGGAAGCGAGCCCCGAGGTCGAAGCCGAAGTGACCGAGGCGGAACCCGAAGAGGTGGAAGTCGAAGCGGAGGAAGCGGCCGAGACACGCGAGATCGTTGTCGAAGACGAGAAGCTGACGGTGCGTCTGGATCCGCCTCACGAGGAGACTCCCGAGCTGAAGGTCAAGACGAAGCAGAATCGCAAACCCAAAACCGAGTCGTTGGACGAATCGATGCGGGAGCAGATGCCCGAAGGGGCCGACGATTACCTGTTGCCAGCGGTGACCTTGTTGGACGAATCGGACGACATTTGTTACGACGACCAACTTGTCGAAGTCCGTCGCAAGGCCCGCCTGTTGGAGCAAGCCTTTGCCGACTTCAACCTGAACGTTCGCGTCAAGGAGATCGAAACCGGTCCGGTGATCGCGCAATACGAAGTCGAACTCGAGAAGGGTCTGCGACTGAACAAGATCACCGGCTTGGCCGACGATCTGGCGATCGCGTTGCGTGTCCCCACGGTCCGGATCGTGGCACCGATCCCGGGCAAAAACACTGTCGGTGTCGAGGTTCCCAACGATACGCGGCAGACGGTTCGGTTGCGTGAAGTGATCGAAGAGTGCAGTGGTTCGGCGAACAAGATGAACATCCCGGTCTTCTTGGGTAAAGACGTCTCGGGCAACCCGTTGACTGTCGATCTGGCCAAGATGCCTCACCTGTTGATCGCGGGCCGTACCGGTACGGGTAAAAGTGTTTGTTTGAACTCGATCATCACATCGATCCTGATGACTCGCCGTCCCGACGAGGTGCGGATGTTGATGATCGATCCGAAGATGGTCGAACTGTCGGGATATGGCCGCTTGCCGCACCTGATGCACCCTGTTGTGACCGACATGAAAAAGGCCGAAGCGATCCTCGCCTGGGCTGTCGACAAGATGGAGGAACGGTATTCGTTGCTGGCCAAGGTCGGCGTCCGGCATATCAACGGATACAACCAATTGGGCCGCGAGGAATTGGAGCGACGGTTCCAGCCCGAGAACGAAGAAGAGGCAGCGAACATCCCCGATCACCTGCCGTTTATCGTGATCGTCGCGGACGAAATGGCCGACCTGATGATGACCAGCGGAAAAGATGCCGAAACGCACATCATTCGACTGGCTCAGAAAAGCCGTGCTGTCGGTATCCACTTGATCCTCGCGACGCAAAAGCCGACCGTCGACGTGATCACCGGTCTGATCAAGAGTAACCTGCCGGCAAGGCTCTCGTTCCAGGTGGCTAGCAGCAGCGATAGCCGCGTTGTTCTCGATGCAAACGGTGCCGACAAACTGCTGGGCAACGGCGATATGTTGTTCCTGTGGCCCGGTACCAGCACGATGATCCGCGGTCAGGGAACCTACCTAAGCGATGAAGAGATCGATCGTGTCGTCGACCAGTGCAGCATGACCGAGCAGAATTTTGTCGGCGAGTTGATGAACCTGAAGGTCAAAGACGAAGAGGGAGCCGCTGGCGGCGACGAACCGACCGCCGCGCTGCGACGCCGCGACGATCTGTACGAGAGTGCGATCGAGGTCGTGCTCAACGAGGGGCGTGGCAGCCTGTCGCTGCTGCAACGGGCCCTGGGAATCGGTTACGGCCGTGCCGCTCGGATGATCGACTTCATGGCCGAAGACGGAATCGTTGGCCAATACAACGGGGCTCAAGCTCGCGAAGTCATCATCACCGCGTCCCAATGGGAAGCGATGAAAAACGGAAATGCGGAAGCGGCGGAGCCGAGCAAACCGGCGAAACGCAAATCCAAACCGGCGCCGGCCGTTGTCGAACAGGACGACTGGGACGAGGAGGAGGATGTCGATGCCGAGTCGATGGAATATGAAGAGGAAGTCGAAGAGAGCTGGGACGGTTAA